One window from the genome of Leptospira johnsonii encodes:
- a CDS encoding LIC10415 family protein, producing the protein MDVQLTNLVSSAEKLLRDKRSSVPGRTGVPSEAQNAADKTEFSSSLTSRYLKVQETLGNLQEELSKEQMKLGVLSEAKSTPKEDLINILFGETPLFRELVENPNQDLNQLREQVQVKKDQLMDSIRKYEVESENVLSVGMLKNPENFRKSIENLSGKDIQMKQLSEKTIERLIQD; encoded by the coding sequence ATGGACGTTCAACTTACGAATCTAGTCTCATCAGCAGAGAAACTTCTCCGCGACAAGAGATCTTCCGTTCCAGGAAGAACGGGAGTGCCCTCGGAAGCCCAGAACGCAGCCGACAAAACCGAGTTTTCTAGTAGCTTGACCTCTAGATACTTGAAAGTTCAAGAAACCTTGGGAAATCTCCAAGAAGAACTTTCTAAGGAACAAATGAAGCTCGGAGTATTGAGCGAAGCTAAGAGCACACCTAAAGAGGATCTTATTAATATCCTTTTCGGAGAAACTCCTTTGTTCAGAGAATTGGTAGAAAATCCGAACCAGGATCTAAACCAATTGAGAGAACAGGTCCAAGTAAAAAAGGACCAACTGATGGATTCTATCCGCAAATACGAAGTAGAATCCGAGAACGTGCTCTCCGTCGGAATGCTTAAGAACCCTGAAAATTTCCGGAAATCGATCGAAAACCTTTCCGGTAAAGACATTCAGATGAAGCAGCTGTCCGAGAAAACTATAGAAAGGTTGATCCAAGATTAA
- a CDS encoding SH3 domain-containing protein, with protein MAAMAFKFRILLLLLLPPLYLSLVAQTSDTYYYVLITSGVLNVREAPENGKIIFTLNRGNKVKILPDETKGPIDWTKIKAEDGRTGFVSRKFLGLTPPDTLDEYKLIGFVWSGYDPKDLPIFVPLAFFGQKGWQEAKDEYEFDYKFRSGVNTSLPSFSLLEGNKGPSFAAASPTTYGCQEFPALKVKPTGDVKAKKDWLVYSPDLGLQSIPLQELSKTDTDYTLFKNLAETTWKARGYPETEWLHSTMEEVYSFKNNKKETFLSGRIAYHKKGAERRYLYLLGRKFGTDRVLISFEKSEKLTEDLGFYGGSFHLIGVIYREEDPVPILLFTDIGYDSSIKSLYELKNGTLQLLLRGAGDAC; from the coding sequence GTGGCTGCAATGGCGTTTAAATTTCGGATCTTATTACTTTTACTTCTGCCACCATTGTATCTTTCTTTGGTCGCGCAAACCTCAGATACATACTACTATGTATTGATCACCTCAGGAGTGTTAAACGTCAGAGAAGCTCCTGAAAACGGAAAGATCATCTTTACATTGAATCGGGGAAATAAGGTTAAAATCCTTCCCGATGAAACAAAAGGCCCAATCGATTGGACAAAGATCAAAGCGGAAGATGGTAGAACAGGTTTTGTTTCCAGAAAATTCTTAGGACTCACACCGCCAGACACTTTGGACGAGTACAAATTAATTGGATTCGTTTGGTCCGGATACGATCCAAAGGATCTTCCTATCTTTGTTCCACTAGCATTCTTCGGCCAAAAAGGTTGGCAAGAAGCAAAAGACGAATACGAATTCGATTATAAATTCAGAAGTGGTGTGAATACTTCTCTTCCTTCCTTTTCATTATTAGAAGGAAATAAAGGTCCCTCTTTTGCCGCAGCCTCGCCTACTACATATGGATGCCAGGAATTCCCCGCATTAAAAGTAAAACCAACTGGAGATGTTAAAGCCAAAAAAGATTGGTTGGTATACTCTCCGGATCTTGGACTCCAATCAATTCCTCTCCAAGAATTATCCAAAACGGACACAGATTATACTCTTTTCAAAAACTTAGCAGAAACCACTTGGAAGGCAAGAGGATATCCCGAAACAGAATGGCTTCATTCCACAATGGAAGAAGTATATTCTTTCAAGAATAACAAAAAGGAAACGTTTCTTTCGGGTAGGATCGCTTATCATAAAAAAGGCGCAGAAAGAAGATACCTCTATCTACTCGGTCGCAAATTCGGAACGGACAGAGTTCTGATCTCCTTCGAAAAATCCGAAAAACTTACGGAAGATTTAGGATTTTACGGCGGCTCTTTCCATTTGATCGGAGTGATCTATAGGGAAGAAGATCCGGTCCCTATATTATTATTTACTGATATAGGATACGACTCTTCTATTAAATCTTTATACGAATTAAAGAACGGGACTTTGCAGTTATTATTGAGAGGCGCAGGCGACGCCTGCTGA
- a CDS encoding alkene reductase, translated as MNLLFTEYTLGKNKLKNRAVMAPMTRSRAIGNIPNDLMAEYYSQRAGAGLLITEGVSPSPNGLGYARIPGIFSEEQVQGWKKVTDAVHTNHGRIFVQLMHSGRVGNNLNLPEGAELVGPSAIGLKGTIWTDAEGNQPHSSPREMNSKDIQVAIREYVNAAENAIKAGFDGVELHGANGYLIEQFLHPSSNHRNDEYGGDLKKRNRFAIEVATAVVEAIGADKVGIRLSPYGVFNDLEIHNEIDEQYKDLAVALGKLGLVYIHIVNHSSMGAPAPKDSTVAAIRESYKSQNPNGTYILSGGYDPERAGSDLKDKNADLIAFGRNFISNPDLVERLEKGIPLAEPDASLFYTPGEKGYTDYPVAALSKV; from the coding sequence ATGAATCTATTATTTACCGAATATACATTAGGAAAAAATAAGCTAAAAAACAGAGCCGTTATGGCTCCTATGACTCGATCCAGAGCAATCGGAAATATTCCGAACGATTTGATGGCTGAGTATTATTCCCAAAGAGCGGGGGCGGGGCTACTTATTACAGAAGGCGTTTCTCCTTCTCCCAATGGTTTAGGATATGCAAGGATCCCTGGAATTTTTTCCGAAGAGCAAGTTCAAGGATGGAAGAAGGTAACGGATGCGGTGCATACAAATCACGGTAGAATATTTGTGCAGCTCATGCATTCAGGAAGAGTGGGGAATAATCTGAATCTTCCTGAGGGTGCGGAATTAGTAGGGCCTTCTGCGATTGGACTGAAAGGAACTATTTGGACGGACGCTGAAGGAAACCAACCTCATTCCTCCCCTAGAGAAATGAATTCAAAAGATATACAAGTAGCGATCCGAGAGTATGTAAATGCTGCGGAGAACGCGATCAAAGCAGGATTCGATGGAGTGGAACTTCACGGTGCAAACGGATATTTAATAGAACAATTTTTACATCCGAGTTCAAATCATCGAAACGATGAATACGGCGGAGATTTGAAAAAAAGAAATAGATTCGCTATAGAAGTTGCTACCGCTGTCGTAGAAGCGATAGGTGCGGATAAAGTAGGGATCAGACTTTCTCCCTATGGTGTATTCAACGATTTAGAAATTCATAATGAAATAGATGAACAATACAAGGATCTTGCTGTTGCTTTAGGTAAACTGGGATTGGTTTATATTCATATCGTGAACCATTCTTCCATGGGAGCTCCTGCTCCTAAGGATTCCACAGTTGCTGCGATCAGAGAATCTTATAAATCCCAAAATCCAAATGGGACCTATATTCTTTCAGGCGGATATGATCCGGAGCGTGCAGGTTCGGATCTGAAAGATAAAAATGCCGATTTAATCGCATTCGGTCGTAACTTTATTTCGAATCCGGACTTAGTGGAAAGATTGGAGAAGGGGATCCCTCTTGCCGAGCCTGATGCTTCTCTATTCTATACTCCAGGAGAAAAGGGGTACACCGATTATCCTGTAGCCGCGCTTTCTAAGGTTTGA
- a CDS encoding CapA family protein yields MIRSCIFCLGIAFFAVPCSSQNVKTGSPADTIRIVAVGDIMSHQTQIDTAYDKECDCWKFDEVFQEVSSMISEADLAVGNLETTLPGDPKQYTGYPQFGAPDSLAKAIKDIGFDVLSTANNHSCDKGKLGVVRTLSVLDQLGLKHLGTYKDKEEYEKNRILFVPVGNLNLAFLDYTYGTNGLEVPAGTVVNLIDKEQIASDIALAKKSKPDAIIVMYHYGTEYLHQPDPSQVEMVDHAFSSGADIVLGGHPHTLQKFGKKTIKDKFGVSKERFYIYSLGNFISGQDRRYVDGGIILKFSLSKENDKLNIFDISYEPVWVYIDRTGPKVQFRLLPVKKYLNNDQEKKLTDTAYQRMKQFYKDTVDLLGP; encoded by the coding sequence ATGATCCGAAGTTGTATCTTCTGTTTGGGGATTGCATTTTTTGCAGTCCCTTGTTCTTCTCAGAACGTTAAGACTGGTTCTCCCGCTGATACAATTCGAATTGTAGCTGTAGGGGATATCATGTCTCATCAAACTCAGATCGATACAGCTTACGATAAAGAATGCGATTGCTGGAAATTCGACGAGGTATTCCAAGAAGTTTCTTCGATGATCTCGGAAGCGGATCTTGCAGTTGGGAATTTGGAAACCACTCTTCCGGGAGATCCAAAACAATATACAGGTTATCCTCAGTTCGGCGCGCCGGACTCTCTCGCAAAAGCGATCAAAGACATCGGCTTTGATGTACTTTCCACTGCAAACAATCATTCCTGCGATAAGGGAAAGTTAGGAGTCGTAAGAACTCTTTCCGTACTGGATCAATTGGGTCTGAAACATTTGGGAACTTACAAGGACAAAGAAGAATATGAAAAAAATAGAATATTATTCGTCCCTGTAGGAAATCTGAATCTTGCGTTTTTAGATTATACATACGGAACCAACGGCCTGGAAGTCCCTGCCGGGACGGTAGTCAATCTGATAGATAAGGAACAAATCGCTTCCGATATTGCTTTGGCGAAAAAATCCAAACCGGATGCAATTATCGTAATGTACCATTATGGAACCGAATATTTGCACCAACCGGATCCTTCCCAAGTGGAAATGGTGGACCATGCTTTTTCTTCTGGTGCGGACATTGTCTTGGGAGGACATCCTCATACTCTCCAAAAGTTCGGTAAAAAGACGATAAAGGATAAATTCGGGGTATCAAAAGAAAGATTTTATATTTATTCTTTGGGCAACTTTATTTCCGGACAGGATAGGCGTTATGTGGATGGAGGAATTATTCTTAAATTCTCTTTATCTAAAGAAAACGATAAATTAAATATTTTTGATATATCTTATGAACCTGTTTGGGTTTATATAGATAGAACGGGACCAAAGGTCCAGTTCAGATTATTGCCTGTAAAAAAATATCTGAACAACGACCAGGAAAAAAAACTCACCGATACCGCTTACCAAAGAATGAAACAATTCTATAAAGACACAGTAGATCTACTCGGCCCTTAA
- a CDS encoding LIC_10091 family lipoprotein: MRKKGPNMVVLHKNKRNLFLTVLFICSVFYLLDCSAGQGQGDHSVFGRKASLTREGLQLSAIDAPPSDRHLHAEHYPSSNERRLDLFKSRVVGLGGGYMGVGTDQNLTLIAWARSEFAYLFDFDPVTVSINRLHLHFIEISPTYPEYEKLWDPKNKSDVLLIIEKRFSNDPEYQVILKSYQIALRKGAVPQRLGDLHKISKVYPAFTSFHNDTKDYEFLRNMVLDGKIIAIDGNLLGDKTINSISEKAKELEIPIRILYTSNAEEYFRYPEGMRKNFLNLYGDSKSIVIRTVTKGAKVYGFPDGEMFPREFPFHYNIQSLDNLKVWLNKENVLYTTILLRNRKPIEKGFSLIEALPPEPKQ, from the coding sequence ATGAGAAAAAAAGGGCCTAATATGGTCGTTTTACACAAAAATAAAAGGAATCTATTCTTAACGGTTTTATTTATATGTTCAGTCTTCTATCTTCTAGATTGTTCTGCCGGCCAAGGCCAGGGAGATCATTCGGTATTCGGAAGAAAAGCTTCTTTAACTAGAGAAGGCTTACAACTTTCAGCAATTGATGCTCCTCCGTCAGATCGTCATCTTCATGCGGAACATTACCCTTCTTCCAATGAAAGAAGATTGGACTTGTTTAAATCCAGAGTAGTGGGTTTAGGCGGCGGTTATATGGGAGTCGGGACAGATCAGAATTTAACTTTGATCGCTTGGGCAAGAAGTGAATTTGCTTATCTTTTCGATTTTGATCCAGTAACAGTTTCCATCAATCGACTTCATCTCCATTTTATAGAAATTTCTCCTACTTATCCAGAATACGAAAAACTTTGGGATCCTAAGAATAAGAGCGATGTTCTTCTTATCATTGAAAAAAGATTTTCTAATGATCCAGAATATCAAGTAATTCTAAAGTCTTATCAGATTGCCCTTAGAAAAGGAGCAGTTCCTCAACGTTTAGGGGATTTGCATAAGATCTCAAAAGTATATCCTGCGTTTACTTCTTTTCATAATGATACAAAAGACTATGAGTTCTTGAGAAATATGGTCTTAGATGGAAAAATAATCGCGATCGACGGAAACCTGTTGGGCGATAAGACCATAAATTCTATCTCCGAAAAGGCAAAAGAATTGGAGATCCCGATCCGTATTTTATATACTTCTAATGCGGAAGAATATTTCAGATATCCGGAAGGAATGAGAAAGAACTTCCTGAATTTGTATGGAGATTCCAAAAGTATCGTGATCCGCACCGTCACAAAAGGCGCTAAAGTGTACGGATTTCCGGATGGAGAAATGTTTCCGAGAGAGTTTCCTTTTCATTACAATATCCAATCGTTGGATAATTTGAAAGTTTGGCTGAACAAAGAAAACGTTCTATATACAACGATACTTCTTCGTAATCGTAAACCGATCGAAAAAGGATTTTCCTTGATCGAAGCATTACCTCCGGAACCTAAACAATGA
- a CDS encoding acyl-CoA dehydrogenase family protein, whose translation MKGIQEKKIDLYNPTDDHLSLRENVRAFAKENLDLQAKDHDDEESFNKDLFRRLGAELGIFGVTVPQEDGGMGLDPVASVIIHEEFSAYDPGFTLSYLAHEVLFVNNFYHSGNPSQRAKYMPKVLSGEWIGGMGMTEPGAGTDVLGMETVATRRGDKFVLNGRKQFITNGIVGQVFLVYAKTSKDSRRTTSFIVESSYPGFSFGKKEEKMGMRSSPTTQLIFENLEVPAENLIGSEDGALTHMMRNLEIERVTLAAQSLGIAKRCVDVMCEYSILHREAFDKKLIEFGQIQRLIAESYADYQAARALVYDVASKIHPENRNSLGAASAKLVSTQMAERVSRNAIQVLGGYGYCREYPVERLHRDAILLSIGGGTNEAMQKNIAADLKKLYTSS comes from the coding sequence ATGAAGGGAATCCAAGAAAAAAAAATAGATCTATATAATCCAACCGATGATCATCTTTCCTTGAGGGAGAATGTAAGGGCCTTTGCCAAAGAAAATCTGGATCTTCAGGCAAAGGATCATGATGACGAAGAATCCTTTAATAAGGATCTATTTCGTCGATTAGGAGCCGAATTAGGAATATTCGGGGTCACTGTTCCGCAAGAAGACGGAGGGATGGGACTTGATCCTGTGGCAAGTGTGATCATACATGAGGAATTCTCCGCTTATGATCCCGGATTTACTCTATCATATTTAGCTCATGAAGTACTTTTCGTAAACAATTTCTATCATAGCGGCAATCCTTCTCAAAGAGCAAAATACATGCCAAAGGTTCTCTCTGGGGAATGGATCGGTGGAATGGGAATGACCGAACCCGGAGCAGGGACGGACGTTCTTGGAATGGAAACGGTCGCTACACGCAGAGGCGACAAATTTGTGTTAAACGGCCGAAAGCAATTTATCACGAACGGGATCGTAGGTCAGGTTTTCTTAGTATATGCAAAAACCAGCAAGGACTCTCGCAGAACGACTTCGTTTATCGTAGAGAGCTCTTATCCTGGATTTAGTTTTGGCAAAAAGGAAGAGAAGATGGGAATGAGATCCTCTCCTACTACACAGCTGATCTTTGAGAACTTAGAAGTTCCTGCGGAAAATTTGATCGGCTCAGAAGACGGTGCCTTGACTCATATGATGAGGAACCTGGAGATTGAAAGAGTAACTCTTGCGGCTCAATCTTTGGGGATCGCAAAACGTTGCGTAGATGTGATGTGCGAATATTCCATTCTGCATAGAGAAGCCTTTGATAAAAAACTCATAGAGTTCGGACAGATCCAGAGATTGATCGCCGAATCTTATGCAGATTACCAAGCAGCAAGAGCATTGGTATATGATGTAGCTTCTAAGATCCATCCTGAAAATCGTAACTCTCTCGGAGCTGCTTCTGCAAAATTGGTCTCTACCCAAATGGCTGAAAGAGTTTCTAGAAATGCGATCCAGGTATTAGGCGGTTATGGTTATTGTCGAGAATACCCGGTGGAAAGATTACATAGAGATGCAATCTTGCTTTCTATCGGTGGCGGAACAAACGAAGCAATGCAAAAGAATATAGCTGCTGATTTAAAAAAGTTATACACAAGCTCCTAA
- a CDS encoding glycosyltransferase family 39 protein has product MVSLVNFLFFLGIILNTYFISVILHKKGLPQPLSRNLVSFTLSILIIGSIALLLVSFESYKILSVVLIQLLVSGSFIGYIFFRKIDLRLSPISGWNGSGNLFTNAILSLLLLSAGAMYSLFPIEYIKGDRDHGVYVVFGSKIQKTGGLNFDDFRYQELTQVLGNNIIYGYPAIHSDHSPQDPSVPIGSLSPRFYPLFPTFLALSADLFGLDAMFRVNSIFGVLSLVFIFLIVKKWIGPWGALIAVFFCAFNPAQLWNVRTTLSEPLGQLLILFSSYLALYFFRKNKGWMFFAGGILGLSSFNRIDSLIYFPAIVIFVGYLLFLRKKSLWRGFNFLFGYSAISILGVLYGYINSKPYMVDLWKSKQLLKLTFFCVSSSILLSGLLFFSNLKIGKKSIELLKNTILKNKKILRVAILSFLFLLITFAYAIQPVISNSENLTDFFYFKKNSFIFFVLYVPLLLVLFGIGGYDLLVFRKQSSGSLVFLLLGSLLSFVYFYDPSIYPDHYWASRRWVLFPIPFACIMGVLGLYSLPIKRQAIKSALIALIFAGYIYHLYNRNRLIFFERMLSGYSEEFERLSVSLPSEKAIYFTKKQDLASPLRYLSGRDTYLIHKTRPFLENASRLIESGWNVYLIDEDFNLEDGPITLEKVDKIHLEGNYPLDTVNRYPDMLLYRGTFLQVYKLGLDPKASAQVKKSVSLNPSQFAYMLKTVRSERKSQPNVYEEVKAYDYYIPKDPKGKFRAEFEGEVLSQATFSVTANQSSSVIFPESPGVGDDKKMSIEFSVENPETDDVQIRFHTKKDRQAVLKSLQLSRIP; this is encoded by the coding sequence GTGGTTTCCTTGGTAAATTTCTTATTTTTTTTAGGCATCATCCTAAACACTTATTTTATATCGGTCATTCTTCATAAAAAAGGACTCCCACAACCCTTATCCAGAAACTTAGTCTCCTTCACTCTCTCCATATTAATAATCGGGTCCATTGCACTTCTTTTAGTTTCTTTCGAGTCTTACAAAATTCTCTCCGTTGTATTGATCCAACTTTTAGTTTCCGGGTCTTTCATCGGTTATATATTCTTTCGCAAGATTGATCTTAGATTGAGCCCGATCTCCGGCTGGAACGGCTCCGGAAATTTATTTACTAATGCCATTCTATCTTTATTGCTCTTAAGCGCAGGGGCAATGTATTCTCTTTTTCCGATCGAGTATATTAAAGGCGATAGAGACCACGGAGTGTATGTGGTTTTTGGAAGTAAGATCCAAAAAACAGGCGGTCTGAACTTTGATGACTTCCGTTACCAGGAGCTTACCCAAGTTTTGGGGAACAATATCATCTACGGTTATCCAGCAATCCATTCGGATCATTCTCCTCAAGATCCATCCGTTCCGATTGGCTCTCTCTCCCCACGCTTCTATCCGCTTTTTCCCACTTTCCTCGCCTTATCTGCCGATCTGTTCGGATTAGATGCAATGTTCAGAGTGAATTCAATATTCGGAGTATTGTCCTTAGTATTTATATTTTTGATCGTAAAGAAATGGATAGGTCCTTGGGGGGCATTGATCGCAGTTTTTTTCTGCGCTTTCAATCCGGCTCAGCTATGGAATGTTAGAACTACCCTCTCGGAACCTCTGGGCCAATTACTGATCTTATTCTCTTCTTACCTGGCTCTTTATTTTTTCAGAAAGAACAAAGGATGGATGTTCTTTGCAGGCGGGATCCTAGGGCTAAGCAGTTTTAACAGGATCGATAGTTTAATCTATTTCCCTGCAATTGTGATCTTCGTGGGTTATTTATTGTTCTTAAGAAAGAAATCACTCTGGAGAGGGTTTAATTTTCTATTTGGATACTCTGCGATTTCGATTTTAGGCGTTTTATATGGCTACATCAATTCCAAACCGTACATGGTTGATCTATGGAAAAGCAAACAGCTACTGAAGTTAACCTTCTTCTGTGTTTCTTCTTCTATCTTATTATCCGGCCTCTTATTTTTCTCCAATTTAAAGATCGGAAAAAAATCGATCGAATTACTTAAAAACACAATCCTTAAGAATAAAAAGATCTTAAGGGTCGCCATTCTTTCTTTCTTATTTCTGCTAATTACATTCGCTTATGCCATTCAACCTGTAATTAGCAATTCGGAGAATCTAACCGATTTCTTTTATTTCAAAAAGAACAGTTTTATATTCTTTGTATTATATGTTCCTCTTCTCTTAGTATTGTTCGGAATCGGAGGATACGATCTATTAGTCTTCCGAAAACAATCTTCCGGCTCATTGGTGTTCTTACTATTAGGATCCCTTCTCTCTTTTGTTTACTTCTACGATCCTAGCATTTATCCGGATCATTACTGGGCTTCTAGACGCTGGGTCTTATTTCCAATTCCTTTTGCCTGCATAATGGGGGTTTTAGGATTATACTCTCTGCCTATCAAAAGACAAGCGATCAAGTCTGCTCTGATCGCCTTAATCTTTGCGGGTTATATATATCATCTTTATAATAGAAACAGATTGATCTTCTTCGAAAGAATGTTGTCCGGTTATTCGGAAGAATTTGAAAGATTGTCTGTATCTCTTCCAAGTGAGAAGGCGATATATTTTACTAAGAAACAAGATCTCGCAAGTCCTCTTCGTTATCTAAGCGGAAGAGATACTTATCTCATACACAAGACGCGTCCGTTTTTAGAAAACGCAAGCAGACTCATTGAATCTGGCTGGAATGTGTATCTAATCGATGAGGACTTTAATCTAGAAGACGGACCTATTACTTTAGAAAAAGTAGATAAGATCCATCTAGAAGGAAATTATCCTTTGGATACGGTAAATCGTTATCCGGATATGCTCCTTTACAGAGGAACGTTCTTGCAGGTTTATAAATTAGGATTAGATCCTAAAGCTTCCGCCCAGGTCAAAAAATCCGTATCCCTAAATCCTTCCCAATTTGCTTACATGCTAAAGACAGTAAGGTCGGAACGTAAAAGCCAACCAAACGTCTATGAAGAAGTAAAAGCTTACGATTATTATATTCCAAAAGATCCCAAAGGAAAGTTTAGAGCTGAATTCGAAGGAGAAGTATTGAGCCAGGCGACTTTCAGTGTGACCGCTAACCAATCTTCTTCCGTAATCTTTCCTGAATCCCCTGGAGTTGGGGACGATAAGAAGATGAGTATAGAATTCTCTGTGGAAAATCCGGAAACAGATGATGTACAGATCAGGTTCCATACTAAAAAGGACAGGC